ATGGCAGGCATGTGGGCCCTTACTAGGGTGGTAGCTGTTGTGACTACCCAACTGAATCTCATGATCAAATGACAGAGGACCCCCCCACTGCCCTTTACCATCTAAATGCTGTGCTATTTAGCGTGGCATTtaggaggtttaaaggggttacctgtttttttttttttttttttttttttttttgctcatcttTCTCATTCTCTGCGGATGGCGATAAGTTTAGCGCAGTCTGACGTTTCGGGCCCATAGAATGCTGGGAAAGACTGGGGCCAGAGGACAGGAGAGTGATATTGATGCATGTGCAGAACGATGGAAGGTACGTTTTAAGGTTTTTCTTGCGGCTGCAGGACATAGGGTGCATGCCCTAGTCTTGCTCCCGTTATATGATTCACgctcagaagctgaatgtgcatcATACCTGGTgctggtgggtcccagttgctatcagcagtgCTTATGCCAGACATCGCAGATCAGGCCAAGCATTTACCCTTTGGACagcaaagttgattgtggtgtttcaaacaggaaaaaaacaaatcccagctagctcagtgggctgatcaaGAGACAGTACCAATCAGCCTTGCCCAGCCAACCAATCATGGGTCCCGCTGGGCAGgtgaatgtactgacaacaaatacacacaaattatcaatggaaatcaaatttattaacccatggaggtctggatatggagtcacactcaaaataaaagtggaaaacctcacaacaggctgatccaactttgatgtaatgtccttaaaacaagtcaaaatgaggctcagtagtatgtgtttttgtgtggcctccacgtgcccttatgacctccctacaatgcttgggcatgctcctgatgaggtggtggatggtctcctgagggatatcctctcagacctggactaaaagGATCTGCCAACTGCTGGACAGTCTgttgtgcaacgtggcgttggtggatgcagcgagacatgatgtcccagatgtgctcaatctgattcaggtctggcgaacaggtgggccagtccatagcattaatgcattcctcttgcaggaactgctgacacactccagccacatgaggtctagctttgtcttgcattaggaggaacttagggccaaccgcaccagcatatggtctcgcaaagggtctgaggatctcatctcggtacctaatggcagttgggctacctctggcaagcacatggagggctgtgcagcctcccaaagaaatgccaccccacaccattactgacccaccgacaaactggtcatgctggaggatgttacaggcagcagaacgttctccacggcgtctccagactgtcacgtgctcagtttaaacttgctttaatctgtgaagagcacagggcgccagtggcgcatttgccaattttggtgttctctggcaaatgccaaacgtcctgtacggtgttgggctgtaagcacaacccccaactgtggatgtcaggccctcataccaccctcatggagtctgtttctgaccattggagtggacacatgcacatttgtggcctgctggaggtaattttgcagggctctggcagtgttcctccttgcacaaaggcggagctgACGGTCCTCCTGCTAGGTTGTTGccttcctccacgtctcctgatgtactggcctgtctcctggtagcgcctccatgctctggacactacgctgacagacacaacaaaccttcttgtcacagatcgcattgatgtgccatcctggatgagctgcactacctgagccactacttgtgtgggttgtagactccgtctcaaactaccactagagtgaaagcaccgccagcattcaaaagtgaccaaaacatcagccaggaagcatagaaactgagaagtggtctctggtcaccacttgcagaaccactcctttattgggggtgtcttgctaattgcctataatttcaacctgttgtctgtttcatttgcataacagcatgtgaaattgattgtcaatcagtgttgcttcctgagtgaacagtgtgatttcaaagaagtgtgattgacttagcGTTAGATTGTGttggttaagtgttcccttttatttttttgagcagtgtagttttctgtctgaccacagtgctctctctgacacctgtgtccatgtcaggaacagtccagagcaggggaggtttgctatggggatttactcattCTATGGACAGttccacggacagaggtgtcagcagagagaactgtggtcacagATACAACTtcctccactggagtaccccttttaaaggaaatctgtcatcagtggtactcactaacctgttggtacagacttgTATTGCAAGTAAATGATGCTTACCATGGCCCAAACAGTGGCCCCATTCGCCCGTTATACTTTTATTTGGGCGGCAGGTTTGGTGCACAGGCGGTGCTCCAGGAGTATGCTGAATTCATGGCTGCGGCTTCCTCACTCTGCCCGGCTGCGAGTGGGCTTGAAGAAGCAGTACCAAGCCTGCAGTCTGAATAGATAGCATAATAGGCGAACAGGGCCACATATCGGGCTGTGGTAAGTATAATGTTCAggagtgtcacccgcactacaaacttgtaccagcaggttagtgcaggtaacactgatgtcagattcccttttaaaACAAGTCCACAATCCTTCCAGACAGCAGGGTGAAGAGGGAGCTACATATGTTGTTATGAAAGCTATATCTCAGGCTACAATCCAGGTCATTTTTTAAAGCCAAGAATCCACTAGTGTAGAGGTGCAAAGGTGCAACTGGGGTAGGGTCTTGTAGGTTTTAAAGACTGGGAGGAAGTATTATCGACAGGTTGTCTCTGTGAATGTAGATTACTCCAGGGAGAGGAGTGATATGGACttgtctccttcctcctcctttcTACACAGTTAAGATGCAAATATCCATGCAATATGTTGTGAAGACGGTCTTGGGCTGCTTATGGTCCTGTAGATGATAATTTACAGCTAAGCCGCTTCCACTGGCTAGTGCCTGGAAAGATTTGTCACATCTCTATCAGCATTGGACTATGTTACATGAAATCTCCTACGTGTGGACATTAACTATGTGAAGTTCCTGTAGCACATAGAGCACTGCCTGCATAGGTTCCTAATGTTTACCTGGCTTACTAAGGACTGTGACCAAAGCAGAGATACAAATGATCGTCACAGAGTCTGCCATTGCTTCAGGACCGAGTACTACTGTTCACCTTTCTGCCAAGTGGGGTCTATGCAGCCTCCTCATTCAGTGACCTTTCTGACATGATCAGAATATCTGTATTAGGTATATGTTATGCTTgagtattttgttttattttatttttgttttgtttatataACAAACATtttgagcattttttttatttcttttgtacAGATCTGAAGCAGACCCCAGATAACTGCATTTTACAGTCATATAAGAAGAAAAGAGATGGGTGTAATGGAAGGTCTGCAGGCCTTCTGTTAGAGAATTCACAAAGTTGTGACAAGCTTGCTGTACAGAAAGCTCTGAGCAgcagtgaagctgtcaacaggtCCTTGTCTGTTTCACAATCATATGTAAATGATAAAATAGGGATCTTAATATTCACAGAAAGCCATACACGTAATGATAACCTAACCACCGCTCCATCACTGCACCAAACTGTGCCTGATAAAGGGCTCAGCCAACACCAGAGTAATTCTAAAGTAAGTGATGAAGCCATGGAGACACAGGAGCAGCAGGGTCTTTACTGTAAACCAGATAAcaaaaacatttgtaaaaaaGGCACAGAATCTACAGATgacaatgaaaaatgtaattctgcCAGTGACCAAAAGAAACAAATTGTCACTTATCCTGGAAAAAAGCATTGTACCTGTGTTTCTGACGGTAATAATTCTGATGGTGCAAATGGTTCACCAAACATTTCTATCAATCAGTTCCCAGATGCATGCTCTTGTGTTGGATTAAATAAATGTACAAAACGTGGCAAGACACACTCTAAGCTGTGTAGAAGTAATCCTCCTGTAGACAAAAAAGGCAAAATCATCACCACGATCAGTGGGCAGTCTGGCAAAGAGCAGCATTGTACTAGTAGAAAAAAAAGCAAGTTAGGAAAAAAGATGTCCAATAACTCTGCATTTCAAAAGAAATATTCAGAAAGGAAAGGTAAAGTCAGGTTTCAAAAGACTTCATGGAAGCTACAAGAGTGCAACAAGTGCAAAAGGAAGTTCTCCCTTTTGGTTCTCAAAACCAGACATCAACACAGTGCAAAAGCGTTGAAGTGGAGCGTACATATACGCATCCCTGGACATAGTAAGACATGTAcggagtgtaaaaaaataatccaTTACAAAAGACTGTCTTCTGGAAAAGAAGCCTATTCATGCAATGATTGTGGGAAGCCCTTTCTGCAGCGTGAATTACTTGATCTTCATCATAGGAGCCACATAGAAGAAAAACTCTTTTTCTGTCCTCACTGTGGGAAGCGATTTGTCCAGCATtcactgctactcatacaccagAAAACACATACAGTAAATAAGCCATATCAGTGTATGGACTGCGGGAACCTGTTCTATAGTAAATCATTATTTGCAGAGCATCTTAAGACCCATAAAGAAAGGAAGCCTTGTTGTTGCCCTGATTGCGGAAAATGTTTTGCAGATAACAGCACACTTATTATAcaccagagaattcacacaggggagaaaccattcaGCTGCAAAGATTGTAGCAAAAGCTTTAGTCAACACTCAACTCTGGTGTCCCACCAGCGAATCCACAGCGGTGAGAAGCCTTACGAATGTAAGATATGCGGGAAGCGATTTAGAGATCGTTCCTCCTCGGCCTGTCACCAGAGAATCCACAATGGGGAGAAACCCTTTAAATGTCAGGAGTGCGGCAAGAGGTTTACACAAAGTTGCAACCTGCGCAGACACGAACGTCTTCACGTGGGACAAAAACCTTACCTGTGTACTAAATGTGGAAAGACTTTCAATGAGTCTACAAAGCTGAAATCCCATGAAATTGTTCATCTAAAAAAAGAGATGGTAAAAAAAGAGGACAAAATAAAACCTCCTCACGGGACTGAGTGATTATAATGTTTGATTATAAATGTTtactataaaacataataaatca
The sequence above is a segment of the Hyla sarda isolate aHylSar1 chromosome 6, aHylSar1.hap1, whole genome shotgun sequence genome. Coding sequences within it:
- the LCAT gene encoding phosphatidylcholine-sterol acyltransferase isoform X2 — encoded protein: MVTSTEFLHIPPVEVSTRDFERESRKLISQELYCRTLAKYCRKNQIPCGLRSNLRPTLFKDDESYCKQYESILNKSSFDLMVLTIDYLKKSIKETREKISTIERQLTSCLPKEEWTSLKVKMEKVLTEFRKEAEKKIKESFLRDTEDYLLNRVYRWQDPPSSNIGKPTCTKCFSQGQISSGSESNSNRSNPCVLPQQQTLHQPKSQLTDLKQTPDNCILQSYKKKRDGCNGRSAGLLLENSQSCDKLAVQKALSSSEAVNRSLSVSQSYVNDKIGILIFTESHTRNDNLTTAPSLHQTVPDKGLSQHQSNSKVSDEAMETQEQQGLYCKPDNKNICKKGTESTDDNEKCNSASDQKKQIVTYPGKKHCTCVSDGNNSDGANGSPNISINQFPDACSCVGLNKCTKRGKTHSKLCRSNPPVDKKGKIITTISGQSGKEQHCTSRKKSKLGKKMSNNSAFQKKYSERKGKVRFQKTSWKLQECNKCKRKFSLLVLKTRHQHSAKALKWSVHIRIPGHSKTCTECKKIIHYKRLSSGKEAYSCNDCGKPFLQRELLDLHHRSHIEEKLFFCPHCGKRFVQHSLLLIHQKTHTVNKPYQCMDCGNLFYSKSLFAEHLKTHKERKPCCCPDCGKCFADNSTLIIHQRIHTGEKPFSCKDCSKSFSQHSTLVSHQRIHSGEKPYECKICGKRFRDRSSSACHQRIHNGEKPFKCQECGKRFTQSCNLRRHERLHVGQKPYLCTKCGKTFNESTKLKSHEIVHLKKEMVKKEDKIKPPHGTE
- the LCAT gene encoding phosphatidylcholine-sterol acyltransferase isoform X1; protein product: MVGGAFSCTVSGSVDVRRYLSASNMTSAASHEVTSTEFLHIPPVEVSTRDFERESRKLISQELYCRTLAKYCRKNQIPCGLRSNLRPTLFKDDESYCKQYESILNKSSFDLMVLTIDYLKKSIKETREKISTIERQLTSCLPKEEWTSLKVKMEKVLTEFRKEAEKKIKESFLRDTEDYLLNRVYRWQDPPSSNIGKPTCTKCFSQGQISSGSESNSNRSNPCVLPQQQTLHQPKSQLTDLKQTPDNCILQSYKKKRDGCNGRSAGLLLENSQSCDKLAVQKALSSSEAVNRSLSVSQSYVNDKIGILIFTESHTRNDNLTTAPSLHQTVPDKGLSQHQSNSKVSDEAMETQEQQGLYCKPDNKNICKKGTESTDDNEKCNSASDQKKQIVTYPGKKHCTCVSDGNNSDGANGSPNISINQFPDACSCVGLNKCTKRGKTHSKLCRSNPPVDKKGKIITTISGQSGKEQHCTSRKKSKLGKKMSNNSAFQKKYSERKGKVRFQKTSWKLQECNKCKRKFSLLVLKTRHQHSAKALKWSVHIRIPGHSKTCTECKKIIHYKRLSSGKEAYSCNDCGKPFLQRELLDLHHRSHIEEKLFFCPHCGKRFVQHSLLLIHQKTHTVNKPYQCMDCGNLFYSKSLFAEHLKTHKERKPCCCPDCGKCFADNSTLIIHQRIHTGEKPFSCKDCSKSFSQHSTLVSHQRIHSGEKPYECKICGKRFRDRSSSACHQRIHNGEKPFKCQECGKRFTQSCNLRRHERLHVGQKPYLCTKCGKTFNESTKLKSHEIVHLKKEMVKKEDKIKPPHGTE